A single genomic interval of Anopheles marshallii chromosome 2, idAnoMarsDA_429_01, whole genome shotgun sequence harbors:
- the LOC128707992 gene encoding uncharacterized protein LOC128707992, with translation MGWRLIILGIVTLGSLYTLHLLAQDFMKLSKPLFMSSGKRDLGPSLSFNRTAALLEFEAKINWNKMLQTDPLKCAFSLICQLAAGAELQDEQAKIIYDFMAFSVENSKTIPRPLKESFENGLKYNDNLKVKENYKKCYRRYPLCLYSARTMLRFMSLFGNE, from the exons ATGGGATGGAG ATTGATTATACTTGGTATAGTAACGCTGGGATCCCTTTACACGTTACATCTGTTGGCGCAAGACTTCATGAAACTATCGAAACCACTATTCATGAGCTCCGGGAAACGAGATCTTGGCCCATCGTTATCCTTCAATCGAACCGCTGCACTGCTG GAGTTTGAGGCAAAAATCAACTGGAACAAAATGCTCCAAACCGATCCGCTCAAGTGCGCATTTTCCCTCATCTGCCAATTGGCCGCCGGTGCCGAACTGCAGGATGAGCAGGCGAAGATAATTTATGACTTTATGGC CTTCAGCGTAGagaacagcaaaacaatcccACGGCCACTGAAGGAATCCTTCGAGAATGGGTTGAAATACAACGATAACCTGAAGGTGAAGGAAAACTACAAGAAATGCTACCGTCGCTATCCGCTTTGTTTGTATTCCGCCCGAACAATGCTAAGGTTTATGAGCCTGTTTGGCAACGAATGA
- the LOC128707328 gene encoding probable ATP-dependent RNA helicase DDX56: protein MGEPEAGLNFHELELDDRLLRDIARLGWISPTLVQEKAIPFLLEGKDVLIRARTGSGKTAAFAIPIIQNVLRYKRETAVRETSVLVMAPSQDLCHQISKVFANLTYSCGPMMRVVDLSSKEEKATQRHLLSERPDIVVSTPARLRAVLADGTLNVRESLRCVTIDEADLMFSFGFEKDLKEVLKHFPPVHQSVLCSATLENDVVALKKMILHNPVILKLEEPHLAVGSQLAHYQIEAEEMDKAAILYTVLKLKLIQGKCIVFVKSVDQCYRLKLFLEQFGIRSCILNSELPIKIRCHTVNQFNQGVYDTIIASDEQMTDDPKLVKKKSSKKPSTKQILQQTESESSVSRGIDFQCVSCVVNFDFPSDINSYIHRAGRTARGKNNGSVLSFVSVNELETKKRVEEFLQTLAGDMEFKMKDFNFNFEEVEAFRYRAKDAWRAITKLSIREARVKELKMEIFNSEKLKSFFEENPRDLQTLRHDRQLHTVQVQEHMGDVPEYLVPEALKPMVDIMNAKRRKKLLERHAQAKKRQSKADEDDPLLVDGIDYTKKSRM, encoded by the exons ATGGGCGAACCAGAGGCCGGACTGAATTTTCACGAGCTTGAGCTAGACGATCGATTGTTGCGG GATATAGCACGGTTGGGATGGATCTCTCCAACACTGGTGCAGGAGAAGGCCATACCGTTCCTGCTGGAGGGTAAGGATGTGCTCATACGTGCCCGTACCGGTTCAGGAAAGACTGCCGCATTCGCCATTCCAATCATACAGAACGTTCTGCGGTATAAAAGAGAGACAGCGGTTCGTGAAACGTCCGTACTAGTGATGGCCCCAAGCCAGGACCTTTGCCACCAAATTTCCAAAGTGTTCGCCAATCTAACGTACTCGTGCGGGCCTATGATGCGGGTAGTAGATCTTTCatcgaaggaagaaaaagctaCCCAACGGCATCTGCTTTCTGAGCGTCCGGATATTGTTGTATCGACGCCGGCTCGTTTACGTGCCGTACTCGCCGACGGTACACTTAACGTTCGTGAAAGTCTGCGCTGTGTAACGATCGATGAGGCCGAtcttatgttttcgtttgggTTTGAAAAGGATTTGAAAGAAGTGTTGAAACATTTCCCACCCGTCCATCAGTCGGTGCTCTGTTCGGCTACGTTGGAAAATGATGTGGTTGCGCTGAAAAAGATGATTCTTCACAACCCTGTAATACTGAAGCTGGAGGAGCCTCATTTGGCGGTCGGCAGTCAGTTGGCGCACTATCAAATCGAAGCGGAAGAGATGGACAAGGCAGCGATACTGTACACCGTgctgaagttgaagttgattCAGGGGAAGTGCATTGTTTTCGTGAAATCAGTAGACCAGTGTTACAG ATTAAAACTATTCCTGGAACAGTTTGGCATTCGTTCGTGCATTTTGAATTCGGAACTGCCCATAAAAATCCGGTGCCACACAGTGAACCAATTCAATCAG GGTGTCTATGATACGATCATCGCTTCGGATGAACAAATGACGGACGATCCAAAGCTGGTCAAGAAGAAAAGTTCTAAAAAACCTTCCACAAAGCAAATACTTCAACAAACCGAATCGGAATCTAGCGTTTCCCGAGGGATCGACTTCCAGTGTGTGTCGTGTGTGGTAAACTTTGATTTTCCTTCCGATATCAACTCGTACATTCATCGTGCGGGTCGAACGGCACGCGGAAAGAACAACGGCAGCGTACTCTCGTTCGTCAGTGTCAATGAGTTGGAAACGAAGAAAAGGGTGGAAGAATTTCTTCAAACTCTGGCCGGTGATATGGAATTTAAGATGAA ggatttcaatttcaattttgaagAGGTGGAAGCATTCAGATACCGCGCCAAGGACGCATGGCGTGCAATTACAAAGCTTTCGATCAGAGAAGCTCGTGTGAAAGAGTTAAAAATGGAGATATTTAATTCAGAAAAGTTAAAG TCGTTCTTTGAGGAAAATCCACGAGATTTGCAAACGCTGCGACACGACCGACAACTACACACGGTGCAAGTACAAGAACACATGGGAGACGTACCGGAATATCTTGTCCCCGAGGCCCTGAAACCGATGGTTGACATTATGAACGCAAAACGTAGGAAGAAGCTGCTGGAAAGACACGCACAGGCCAAGAAAAGGCAATCCAAGGCCGACGAAGATGATCCACTGCTGGTGGACGGGATCGATTACACGAAGAAGTCAAGAATGTAA
- the LOC128707219 gene encoding 39S ribosomal protein L14, mitochondrial, producing MLRNSFGVLYQSTNLARTIHTTAACNEIRKLARLRVVDNSEIGKRAMAEGKPPKCIHVYNKQSVGRIGDKVLVAIKGQKKKGILVGCKQFQKPKIPKFDSNNLVLIDDNGTPLGTRIHVPIPTILRTILKEKTQAKGADYTKLLGIASRFV from the coding sequence ATGCTGCGGAATTCTTTCGGCGTTCTCTACCAATCCACCAACTTGGCCCGCACAATCCACACTACAGCCGCGTGTAATGAAATTCGCAAATTGGCTCGACTCCGCGTAGTCGACAACAGTGAAATCGGCAAACGAGCGATGGCCGAGGGCAAACCACCGAAGTGTATACACGTTTACAATAAACAAAGCGTCGGGCGGATTGGCGACAAGGTGCTGGTTGCGATCAAGGGCCAGAAAAAGAAGGGCATTCTGGTGGGATGTAAACAGTTTCAGAAACCGAAGATTCCCAAGTTCGACAGTAACAACTTGGTGCTCATCGACGACAATGGTACACCGCTGGGGACGCGCATCCACGTGCCCATTCCGACCATCCTGCGTACCATCTTGAAGGAGAAAACTCAGGCAAAAGGAGCGGACTACACGAAATTGCTCGGTATAGCAAGTAGATTTGTTTAA